The Candidatus Binatia bacterium region GGCGCCGTCCCGGACCGCGATCGCGGCAGCGCTGCTCGTTCTCGTCTCCGGGATTCCCGGGAGCGCTGCCGCCCACGCGTCGGTGCCACCGCCCTCCCTTGCCTGCGACGCCCGCCATCGCTCCGATGATCCGGAATGGCACCTCCTCTTCGGCCAGGCCTATCTGGATACCGTGGTCGCAACCGCCGCCGTCTCGCGCAGCGCTTCGGCGGCCGCGCTTCAGAGCGATCACTGGGACCTCAGGCCTTCGGGCAACCGCCTCATGACCCAATGGAAGCCGATCCATCATCTCCTCTTCCGACTCTTCTCGGGGAAGGCGTTTGGGCGGGTGTTCGTGGACGTGACGCCGCTCGCCGGCCGGCGAACGCAGATTCGCTTCCAGGGAGTGCTGGCCACCCATCGCGACATCGAGCACAACCCCGCCCGAGGATGGGCGGAGCACGCCTACGCCTCCGCGGTGCGCGTCTGGCAGAAGGAGATGCGCGACGACGTGACCCGGTTGGACCCGTGAGCGATCGCATGAAGGTCAGCGTGGTCATTCCCGCGTACAACGAAGAGGTCCTTCTCCCGTCGTGCCTCGATTCGCTGAGCCGCCAGGACTACGCGGGCGAGATCGAGATCATCGTCGTCGACAACGGCAGCACCGACGGGACCGCGCAGGTCGCGCGAGCGCGCGGCGTGCGCGTCGTCACCGAGACCGAGCGGGGCTACAGCCGGGCGCTGGCCAGCGGGTTCGCCGCCGCGACCGGCTCGATTCTCGCGAGCACGGACGCGGACACGGTCGTGCCTTCCTTCTGGATCTCGCGCCTGGTCCATGAATACGCCGAGCGGCCCGACGTCGTCGCCGTGGGTGGGGAGATCGTCTTCTGCAAGCCGAATCTCGGAGCGCGCCTCTTCACGCGCGGCCTCCTTCCGCTGCTGAACCGCGCGGACCGATGCCGCAAGGAGGGCCCGCATCTCTGGGGAGCCAACTTCTCCGTCCTGAGGGGGGCGTTCGAGGCGGCCGGCGGCTGGAATCTCGACTTCAACCTCCAGGTCGACACGGAGCTGTCGGAGCGGCTGCGCGCGCAGGGGCGCGTCGTTCTGCTCGAGGATCTTCCGGTCTACACCTCCTGTCGCCGGTGGAATCGGATGCTCGGCCGGAGCCTCTTCGTCTACGCCACGAACTTCCTCTCGCTGGAGCTCCGCGGCCGCCCCCTCTGGAGATCGTTCCCGAACGTGCGGGAAGCGGCGATTCCGCCGTCCGGCCGGGCGCCCGCGCCCCGCCCGCTGGCGTGGGCCGTTTCTGTGGTCGCGGCGGTTCTCGTCGGCATCGGTGTCTACGACACCATCTCGCCGTGGTCGAGCGCCTTCGGCGGAACGCACTGGAGCGGCCCCGGGGGGGACCGCGCCGTGGCCTTGACGTTCGACGACGGGCCGAACGAGCCCTACACCTCCGAAGTTCTCTCGATCCTGCGTCGCGAGCGCGTTCGCGCGACCTTCTTCCTGATCGGCGACCGGGTACGGCGGGAGCCGGCGGTGGCGGCGGAGATCGCGCGCGAGGGGCATGTGGTGGGGAACCACTCCGAGACGCATCCCTTCGCGCTCGCGCTCGAGCCGGCGGAGCGCATCCGGACGGAGCTGGACCGCGCGGAGCGGCAGATCCACGCCGCGACCGGCATCTATCCGCGCCTCTTCCGTCCGCCGCAGGGACTGCGATCCCCCTGGCTCATGCGCGTTGTCGAGAGCGATTCCCTCGACACCGTGACCTGGGACGATTCGCCGGTGGACTGGAATCCGCTCACCGCGCGGCAGCTCTCCGATCGCGTCGTCTCCGCCGCGCATCCCGGGGCGATCATTCTGCTCCACGACGGCCTGAATCTCGTCCCGGGCGCGAACCGGCGCGTCGTGGTCGAGGGGCTGGCGTCGATCATCGAGCGGCTGCGGGCCGAGGGCTATCGCTTCGTGACCGTGCCGGAGCTGCTCCGCGAGCCCTCCTCACTCTCGCGATGGCCCGCCCGCGATCGGGTCTCGAAGCAGGGTTGAGGCGCGATCACCCCTTCTCCGCGGCCGAGCTGCCGCCGGGGGCGTCCTTCTTCTTCGAGTAGAGCAGGTCGTAGAGCACGGTCCACGTTTTCCCGCCGTCGTTCGAGTTCTCCCCGAGCTGGCGCACCGTGCCGTCCGCCAGCGGCGTCAGCGTGAGACGCGCGGGGATCCGGTCGTTCTTCAGCCCCTGCCGGTAGCCCTCCAGGCGCATGGCGCCGTCGTGGAAGGTCCCGTCGAATTCGGCGATCCCTCCCTGGTCGTCCACCCACGTCTGGTGCCACGTCTTGGTGGTCGGATTGTAGTAGTTGAAGCTCTCGCCCCGGCCTCCCGCCAGGCCCGACCAGTGCTCGTGGATCCAGCAGTCGCCGTTCTCCACGGTGATGGAGCTCTGCCCGGCCGCGCTCCCCTCGGGGGCGCGCACGTCCCACTCGCCGACCCAGAAGTCGAACTGACGGTTCTCGGCCAGGTGAGCGCAGGGGCGCTCGTTCCACTCCACCCGCTGCTGGACCGAGGCGAAGTGGCTCGTGCCGCGGAGCGGCTGCAGATCGGAGTCGGTCTTCAACGACTCGGTCGAGCGGTAGCCCGCCGCGACCGCCTTCTCGAGCCACACGAACGCCTGCGCGCTGTCTCCCATCCGCGTGTAGACGCACGCGAGGTTGTACCGGACCAGCGGATTCTCCCCGATCGCGTCGGACTTGAGATACGCGGGGATCGCCTCCTTGAGATTGCCGAGCTTGAAATAGCTGGTGCCCAGGCGGAACCAGGCGCGGCCATTGCCCGGCTCGCGCTTGGCGATCGCGCCGTACGCCGCGGCCGCGGTCTTCCAATCTCCCTTCTGGTAGGCCACTCCCGCTTCCTGCCAGGTGGGGCTGGGCGGATCGGCGGCGCGACCGGCCGTCGGGAGCGAGAACGCGAGGAACGCGGCGGCGAGAAGGGGGAAGGGGACCGACCGGACGAAGCGCGGATGGCTCACGAAAAAACCCTCTCCGGCGGCCGTGGCACCCGGGCCGGAGCCAGGGTCACGAGGCGGAGGGGGTACCGCTGATCTTAGATCAGGCCGTCGCGAGCGGTCATGGTAAATGTGGCGGGCTTCACGGCCGGGGCTCGACGGTGACGTATTCGTTCGACGGAGCCGCGCTCCCCCCGGTGCGCAGGTCCTCGGCGAACATGTCGGGCAGCTCGCTCTCGCGGATGGCGCGCATGGCCCGCTCGATATCGTAGTCGACCCGCACGAACGTGGCGTGCGGTGCCGCTTCGTCCACCTCGAGCAGCACGTAGCCCGCCTGCCAGTTGCCGTCCTTCGGCTTTCCCACGGAGCCGGTGTTGATGAAGTGCATGCCGCCGACCTCCCGGTACCAGGGCCGGTGCGTATGCCCGAACGCGATGACGTCGCCCGGCCGCATCCCGGCGATTTGGGCCATCTGCAGGCAGAAGGAGTCGGGGCGGTCCTCGGTCCAGTACAGGGTGTTCGCGACGGGAGAGGCGTGCACCAGGACGATCCGGGGGCCGTCGGGCACGTGCCCGCCCATGACCCTCAGGTCCAGGCGAAACGGCAGCCCGGCGAGGTAATGGCGGGTCTCGTGATGGATGTGCGTGCGGGTCCAGGCATAGCTCCGATGGGCCAGCTCTTCCTGGCGCGGATTCTCGTAGCGGCATCCGCAGTGGGGGTAATTGGTCGCGGTGGTGGAATCGTAGTTGCCCGCCACCCCGGCGATTCCCCGATAGCGGAGGCGCGCGACGACCTCGTCGGGCCAGGGTCCGTAGCCGACCAGGTCCCCGAGGTGATACGTAGCGTCGATCTCGTTTCGCGTCTCCAGGTCGGCGAGGACCGCCTCGAGCGCGGGGAGATTCCCGTGGATGTCCGAGATCAGGGCGTATTTCACGAAGCCGCTCCCGGGGTCGCGGGTCTCAGCGCCGGAGCCGCCATGGGCTCGGCGGGGCGGTCCTCGGGGAACCAGTGCCGCGTGCGGTTGCACGCCGCGCACACCGAGAGCATGACCGGGACCTCCACCAGGACCCCGACCACCGTGGCCAGCGCGGCGCCGGACCCCGGGCCGAACAGGGTGATGGCCACGGCGACGGCCAGCTCGAAGAAATTGCTCGCCCCGATCAGCGCGCCCGGAGCGGCGACGTTGTGGGGAACGCGGAGCCAACGCATCAGGCCGTAGGCCAGGCCGGCGTTGAGATAGACCTGGATCAGGATCGGCACCGCGATCAGGAGCACGTGGAACCAGCGGCTCGTGATGTTGTCGGCCTGGAACGCGAAGATCAGGACCAGCGTGGCGAGGAGCGCCAGGGTCGTGATCGGGCGGAAGACCGGAAGGAACGCGCGCTCGAACCAGGCTGCCCCCTTGGCGC contains the following coding sequences:
- a CDS encoding polysaccharide deacetylase family protein encodes the protein MSDRMKVSVVIPAYNEEVLLPSCLDSLSRQDYAGEIEIIVVDNGSTDGTAQVARARGVRVVTETERGYSRALASGFAAATGSILASTDADTVVPSFWISRLVHEYAERPDVVAVGGEIVFCKPNLGARLFTRGLLPLLNRADRCRKEGPHLWGANFSVLRGAFEAAGGWNLDFNLQVDTELSERLRAQGRVVLLEDLPVYTSCRRWNRMLGRSLFVYATNFLSLELRGRPLWRSFPNVREAAIPPSGRAPAPRPLAWAVSVVAAVLVGIGVYDTISPWSSAFGGTHWSGPGGDRAVALTFDDGPNEPYTSEVLSILRRERVRATFFLIGDRVRREPAVAAEIAREGHVVGNHSETHPFALALEPAERIRTELDRAERQIHAATGIYPRLFRPPQGLRSPWLMRVVESDSLDTVTWDDSPVDWNPLTARQLSDRVVSAAHPGAIILLHDGLNLVPGANRRVVVEGLASIIERLRAEGYRFVTVPELLREPSSLSRWPARDRVSKQG
- a CDS encoding tetratricopeptide repeat protein, encoding MSHPRFVRSVPFPLLAAAFLAFSLPTAGRAADPPSPTWQEAGVAYQKGDWKTAAAAYGAIAKREPGNGRAWFRLGTSYFKLGNLKEAIPAYLKSDAIGENPLVRYNLACVYTRMGDSAQAFVWLEKAVAAGYRSTESLKTDSDLQPLRGTSHFASVQQRVEWNERPCAHLAENRQFDFWVGEWDVRAPEGSAAGQSSITVENGDCWIHEHWSGLAGGRGESFNYYNPTTKTWHQTWVDDQGGIAEFDGTFHDGAMRLEGYRQGLKNDRIPARLTLTPLADGTVRQLGENSNDGGKTWTVLYDLLYSKKKDAPGGSSAAEKG
- a CDS encoding metallophosphoesterase family protein, encoding MKYALISDIHGNLPALEAVLADLETRNEIDATYHLGDLVGYGPWPDEVVARLRYRGIAGVAGNYDSTTATNYPHCGCRYENPRQEELAHRSYAWTRTHIHHETRHYLAGLPFRLDLRVMGGHVPDGPRIVLVHASPVANTLYWTEDRPDSFCLQMAQIAGMRPGDVIAFGHTHRPWYREVGGMHFINTGSVGKPKDGNWQAGYVLLEVDEAAPHATFVRVDYDIERAMRAIRESELPDMFAEDLRTGGSAAPSNEYVTVEPRP